A single Curtobacterium sp. MCSS17_015 DNA region contains:
- a CDS encoding LacI family DNA-binding transcriptional regulator: MDTSGTNGTSGAAGAAGTAGGAPRKPTRRDVAKLAGVSDAVVSYTLNGGPPVAAATAERVRAAVAQLGYRPNLSARALRSGSASTLVFLVPSGPDPVFDNPFFAEYAGTLESAARERGYALYTTSSSFEPEHVLARFREFAARQVDGVLVLASGTPFDRQALDQVGLPWVTLNVVTPEPGADTLGTDLRAGAVATTAHLLGHGHRSVGFVGEDDPTEPRHVGWLEACAAAGVAPGPFVPAALTRQGGHDAGVRIADALRVGDPDAAPAFFIASDRTAIGALRAFHERRVAVPDDVAIAAFDGSSDAEYAWPALTSLRQPIEDMARSAVSRVLTPGHDGRHELFDGHLVVRASCGCGHAA; this comes from the coding sequence ATGGACACGAGCGGCACCAACGGCACGAGCGGTGCTGCCGGCGCCGCCGGCACTGCCGGCGGCGCTCCCCGGAAGCCCACCCGCCGTGACGTCGCGAAGCTCGCCGGCGTGTCCGACGCGGTCGTCAGCTACACGTTGAACGGCGGCCCCCCGGTCGCCGCGGCCACCGCAGAGCGCGTCCGCGCCGCCGTGGCACAGCTCGGGTACCGCCCGAACCTCAGCGCACGGGCACTCCGCTCCGGATCGGCGAGCACGCTCGTCTTCCTGGTCCCGAGCGGACCCGATCCGGTCTTCGACAACCCCTTCTTCGCCGAGTACGCCGGCACGTTGGAGAGCGCCGCCCGGGAGCGCGGCTACGCCCTGTACACGACGTCGTCCTCGTTCGAGCCGGAGCACGTGCTCGCGCGGTTCCGTGAGTTCGCGGCCCGGCAGGTGGACGGCGTGCTCGTGTTGGCCAGCGGGACGCCGTTCGACCGGCAGGCCCTCGACCAGGTCGGCCTGCCCTGGGTCACCCTGAACGTGGTGACTCCCGAGCCCGGGGCAGACACCCTCGGGACGGACCTCCGCGCCGGCGCCGTCGCGACGACCGCGCACCTCCTCGGCCACGGCCACCGATCCGTCGGGTTCGTCGGCGAGGACGACCCCACGGAGCCGCGTCATGTCGGATGGCTGGAGGCGTGTGCGGCGGCCGGGGTCGCCCCGGGCCCGTTCGTGCCCGCGGCCCTGACCCGCCAGGGTGGCCACGACGCCGGCGTACGGATCGCGGACGCCCTGCGGGTCGGCGACCCCGACGCCGCGCCGGCGTTCTTCATCGCATCCGACCGGACCGCGATCGGCGCCCTCCGCGCCTTCCACGAGCGCCGGGTCGCAGTACCGGACGACGTCGCGATCGCCGCGTTCGACGGGTCGTCCGACGCCGAGTACGCCTGGCCCGCGTTGACCTCGCTCCGGCAGCCGATCGAGGACATGGCCCGCAGCGCCGTCAGCCGCGTCCTCACCCCGGGACACGACGGTCGGCACGAGTTGTTCGACGGGCACCTCGTCGTCCGCGCTTCGTGCGGCTGCGGCCACGCCGCCTGA
- a CDS encoding NAD(P)H-hydrate dehydratase: MSEPVPVTPNLLREWSLPEVGGSKYGRGQVLVVGGAAKTPGAAMLSATAALRVGGGRLTLAVAESVAPHVAVALPESGVQPLAQDEGGHVAVGAISSLTDDLASADAVLVGPGLDEPDGSRDLVAGLAAAVGDETIVVLDAFALGVAADLADELAPLRGRLVMTPNSGEAERLLGRDCSDDHTDAAEIAERFGAVVSLGGVVAAPDGRAWAKGTGAGGLGTSGSGDVLSGAITGLLARGADVAQATVWATQVHAAAGDRLAVQVGPMGYLASELLGEIPRVLVEFGA; the protein is encoded by the coding sequence GTGTCTGAGCCCGTACCCGTCACCCCGAACCTGCTGCGCGAGTGGTCCCTGCCGGAGGTCGGCGGGAGCAAGTACGGCCGCGGGCAGGTGCTCGTCGTCGGCGGCGCCGCGAAGACCCCCGGTGCCGCGATGCTGTCGGCCACCGCGGCCCTCCGCGTCGGTGGTGGACGGCTCACCCTCGCCGTCGCCGAGAGCGTCGCCCCGCACGTCGCCGTCGCCCTGCCCGAGTCCGGCGTGCAGCCGCTGGCGCAGGACGAGGGCGGGCACGTCGCGGTCGGCGCGATCTCGAGCCTGACGGACGACCTCGCGAGCGCCGACGCCGTGCTCGTCGGACCGGGACTCGACGAACCCGATGGCAGCCGCGACCTCGTCGCCGGGCTCGCCGCAGCCGTCGGGGACGAGACGATCGTCGTGCTCGACGCCTTCGCGCTCGGGGTCGCGGCGGACCTGGCGGACGAACTCGCGCCGCTCCGGGGTCGGCTCGTGATGACGCCGAACTCCGGCGAGGCCGAACGGCTGCTCGGCCGCGACTGCTCCGACGACCACACCGACGCGGCGGAGATCGCCGAGCGCTTCGGCGCCGTCGTGTCCCTCGGCGGGGTCGTCGCCGCGCCGGACGGACGTGCGTGGGCGAAGGGCACCGGTGCCGGCGGACTCGGGACGAGCGGCAGTGGCGACGTGCTGTCGGGTGCGATCACGGGGCTGCTGGCCCGCGGTGCCGACGTGGCACAGGCCACCGTGTGGGCGACCCAGGTGCACGCCGCGGCCGGGGACCGGCTCGCGGTGCAGGTCGGGCCGATGGGCTACCTGGCGAGCGAGCTGCTCGGCGAGATCCCGCGCGTCCTGGTCGAGTTCGGCGCCTGA
- a CDS encoding NUDIX domain-containing protein translates to MPTPDFVLSLREKVGNDLLWLTGVTAVVTRGEGDDRELLVVRRADNGALTPVTGIVDPGEEPAVAAEREVLEEADVVAVAERLAWVQTLEPMTYPNGDRAQYMDLVFACRWVSGDPYPADGENTEAFWAPVTSLPDMPENMRRRVDAALADEVAARFER, encoded by the coding sequence ATGCCCACCCCCGACTTCGTCCTGTCCCTGCGCGAGAAGGTCGGGAACGACCTGCTCTGGCTCACCGGCGTCACCGCGGTCGTGACCCGCGGCGAGGGCGACGACCGTGAACTCCTCGTCGTCCGCCGTGCCGACAACGGCGCCCTCACCCCGGTCACCGGCATCGTCGACCCGGGCGAGGAGCCCGCCGTCGCCGCCGAGCGTGAGGTCCTCGAAGAGGCCGACGTCGTCGCGGTCGCCGAACGCCTGGCCTGGGTGCAGACCCTCGAGCCGATGACCTACCCGAACGGCGACCGCGCCCAGTACATGGACCTCGTCTTCGCCTGCCGCTGGGTCTCCGGCGACCCGTACCCCGCCGACGGTGAGAACACGGAGGCGTTCTGGGCGCCGGTCACGAGCCTCCCGGACATGCCGGAGAACATGCGGCGCCGGGTCGACGCGGCCCTCGCCGACGAGGTCGCCGCACGCTTCGAGCGCTGA